The following are encoded in a window of Labrus bergylta chromosome 16, fLabBer1.1, whole genome shotgun sequence genomic DNA:
- the LOC136183091 gene encoding immunoglobulin lambda-1 light chain-like, translating to MLGTLCTLITALTYVDAVIVLTQTPAVHTVSTGQQVDLQCNIQRYDSNYVSWYKQVPGEAPQYVLRFHHSDSSLSFGSGFSSDRFNSKSSSNIDYQFIIKRAETGDSAQYFCQTWDDSASQAVFGQGTKLIVTSSSLSPPVLTVFPPSSAELQSNKASLVCLSSQSVPFADVSWSAAGSPVSSGISTSTAVQQPDQTFQISSYLSIQTSDWNMDKVYTCRVSLGSQTSEKTFNKSHCSTEDQ from the exons atgctggggaccctgtgcactctcatcactgctctaacat atgttgatGCAGTGATAGTGTTGACCCAGACGCCTGCTGTCCACACAGTTTCTACAGGACAACAAGTTGATCTTCAATGTAACATCCAGAGATATGATAGTAATTATGTCTCCTGGTACAAACAGGTTCCTGGTGAAGCTCCTCAGTATGTTCTGAGATTTCACCACTCTGACAGTTCACTTAGCTTTGGATCAGGATTCTCCTCAGACAGATTCAACTCtaaatcttcatcaaacataGATTATCAGTTCATCataaagagagcagagacaggagactCTGCTCAGTATTTCTGTCAGACATGGGACGACTCTGCTTCTCAAGCTGTAT TCGGACAAGGCACCAAGCTGATTGTGACGA gctccagcctctctcctcctgtcctcacaGTCTTCCCTCCGTCCAGTGCTGAGCTCCAGTCCAACAAAGCCTCTCtggtctgtctgtcctctcagtCTGTGCCTTTTGCAGATGTGAGCTGGTCTGCTGCTGGGAGTCCAGTGAGCAGTGGGATCTCTACCAGCACGGCCGTTCAGCAACCAGACCAGACTTTCCAAATCAGCAGCTATCTGTCCATCCAGACGTCAGACTGGAACATGGACAAGGTCTACACATGTCGAGTGTCTTTGGGCTCCCAGACTTCAGAGAAAACCTTCAACAAGTCCCACTGTTCCACTGAAGACCagtag